A window of the Microvirga terrae genome harbors these coding sequences:
- a CDS encoding FkbM family methyltransferase, which yields MISKEWIPIGVRRAIPNPIKQLPWRVQWMRSTSRYKDDYIKTVSSLIGWTIKEICSSELRYVTSGGMELLTMPNNISAFQDQIAGGFETNLLMHFRRALSPGSVVCDVGGNIGVYALEAARVVGQTGKVISYEAHPYTFDFLTRNINLHRFDNVIPLNVAVGDTEGSIFLNYGQGNSGSTHVALNQEGIEVPMVTLDESLRRHGIVYLDYLKIDVEGYELPVLRGALNIIKQSPSLIIQIEVDQGNLSRFGNDTNELVDFLLQLGFEPRGVAPDGSTTSVNPYTVKYGDLIWRRPE from the coding sequence ATGATCTCGAAAGAATGGATACCCATCGGGGTTAGACGTGCGATTCCCAATCCGATAAAACAGCTTCCGTGGCGGGTACAGTGGATGAGAAGCACATCAAGGTATAAAGATGATTATATCAAAACTGTATCAAGTTTGATAGGTTGGACAATCAAGGAGATATGCTCCTCCGAGTTGAGATATGTGACATCCGGCGGCATGGAATTACTAACAATGCCAAACAACATATCTGCATTCCAGGATCAAATAGCCGGAGGGTTTGAAACTAATCTCTTGATGCACTTTCGGCGCGCGCTATCGCCCGGAAGTGTAGTTTGTGATGTTGGCGGCAACATTGGCGTTTATGCGCTTGAGGCAGCGCGGGTAGTGGGACAGACGGGAAAGGTTATATCGTACGAAGCTCACCCGTATACGTTTGATTTCCTCACTAGGAATATTAATCTGCATCGCTTCGATAATGTTATTCCCCTCAATGTTGCTGTGGGAGATACGGAGGGCTCCATCTTTTTGAATTATGGTCAGGGCAATTCCGGATCAACCCACGTTGCGCTCAACCAAGAAGGTATCGAAGTTCCTATGGTTACTCTGGACGAGAGTCTAAGGAGGCATGGGATAGTGTACCTTGATTATCTCAAAATCGATGTAGAGGGATATGAGTTGCCAGTACTTCGAGGTGCACTCAACATAATCAAACAGAGCCCCAGCCTTATAATTCAGATCGAGGTCGATCAAGGAAATCTCAGCCGTTTTGGAAATGACACGAATGAGCTTGTAGATTTTCTCCTTCAACTAGGTTTCGAGCCGCGTGGTGTAGCACCTGACGGATCAACCACTTCTGTTAACCCCTACACAGTTAAATACGGCGACCTAATTTGGAGAAGGCCGGAATGA
- a CDS encoding lipopolysaccharide biosynthesis protein, giving the protein MSSETTNLSRIAIRGGAFMGFSQAVKVGSQFLSVILLARLLTPEDFGLVASVGPIIVFISLFQDLGLQQALVQKDKLDNLQISDVFWASTAAGVICSIIVVLISPLVASFYSDPRLIAVTSASAIPLLIGSLCSIPLSILNRNLRFRTLATIEVISIAVGLITALASAIIGMRYWSLLISTSASSLTTLVASWVSSRYTPMKPRFRMDREIISFGAGLTGFNFLNFFSRNLDNVLIGKFHGSVELGYYDRAYKLMVFPLQTISGPLSRIMIPILSRFQTNQVKFREIYLFSAQILCFVAVPGLASLVIISDTFVDILFGERWAPIAPVFFWLGLAGLLQPLGNSTGWVFISLGRTKAMFYWGIYSSIVTVGSILVGLQGGSVGVASAYALSSYLLKEPVLYFILGRKGPIFLADYWLIQGPLLASAGLSWFFVHFGFQEALSLAGFPLILMTLLTCYLLSLLSMLSHARGRKTLAKAIGMILRSSIQPSSTHPQ; this is encoded by the coding sequence ATGAGCAGCGAAACTACAAATCTATCGCGCATAGCCATCCGTGGCGGCGCATTCATGGGTTTCTCGCAAGCGGTGAAAGTCGGCTCACAGTTCCTTTCGGTGATCCTTCTAGCACGCCTGCTCACCCCCGAAGATTTTGGGTTAGTCGCGTCAGTTGGTCCAATAATTGTCTTTATCTCTCTATTTCAGGATCTTGGGCTTCAACAAGCACTAGTCCAAAAGGATAAACTAGACAATCTGCAGATTAGCGACGTATTCTGGGCGTCGACAGCTGCCGGAGTGATATGCAGCATAATAGTTGTGCTTATTAGCCCTCTGGTTGCTTCGTTCTATAGCGATCCGAGACTGATAGCCGTAACCTCAGCCTCGGCAATTCCACTACTGATTGGAAGCCTTTGTTCAATTCCGCTAAGTATTCTCAACAGAAATCTGCGTTTTCGCACGCTTGCCACCATCGAAGTTATCTCTATTGCTGTGGGATTGATTACAGCTCTAGCCAGCGCGATCATCGGGATGCGATACTGGTCGTTATTAATTTCTACATCAGCGTCTTCATTGACCACCCTCGTTGCTTCTTGGGTATCAAGCCGTTATACGCCCATGAAACCGAGATTTCGTATGGACCGAGAGATCATATCGTTCGGTGCTGGTCTAACAGGTTTCAACTTTTTGAACTTCTTTTCCCGGAACCTCGACAATGTTCTAATTGGAAAATTTCACGGCAGCGTTGAACTTGGTTATTATGACCGAGCATACAAGTTGATGGTCTTCCCGCTGCAGACAATTAGCGGCCCCTTGTCACGCATTATGATTCCCATACTGAGTCGCTTCCAAACCAACCAAGTCAAATTCCGAGAGATCTATCTGTTCTCTGCGCAAATACTGTGTTTCGTTGCCGTACCTGGCTTAGCATCTTTAGTAATTATCTCTGATACTTTCGTTGATATACTGTTCGGAGAGCGGTGGGCGCCAATTGCACCTGTTTTCTTCTGGCTCGGGTTAGCTGGACTGCTACAACCTCTTGGGAATTCTACTGGGTGGGTTTTCATCTCTCTAGGACGTACAAAGGCAATGTTTTACTGGGGTATCTACAGTTCGATTGTGACAGTAGGCTCAATCCTGGTGGGCCTTCAAGGCGGGTCGGTTGGAGTGGCAAGTGCTTATGCTTTGAGCAGTTATCTTTTGAAGGAACCAGTACTATATTTCATTTTAGGCAGGAAAGGTCCAATCTTCCTCGCGGACTACTGGCTTATTCAGGGACCATTGTTAGCCTCTGCTGGCCTAAGCTGGTTCTTCGTCCATTTTGGCTTCCAGGAGGCACTCTCCCTTGCGGGTTTCCCCCTGATATTGATGACACTCCTGACTTGCTATCTGCTCTCCCTACTATCCATGCTTTCTCATGCGAGGGGCCGCAAGACGCTCGCAAAAGCAATCGGCATGATCTTGAGAAGCTCGATCCAGCCGAGTTCAACTCACCCGCAATGA
- a CDS encoding UDP-glucose dehydrogenase family protein — protein sequence MRVAMIGAGYVGLVSGACFADFGHEVCCVDKEPAKIEALNRGAIPIFEPGLDDLVAKNVREDRLTFTTDLAQAVKSAQAVFIAVGTPSRRGDGHADLSYVYQAARDIAAAMDGYTVVVTKSTVPVGTGDEVERIIRETRPEAEFAVVSNPEFLREGAAIADFKRPDRIVVGTEDERAKDVMTELYRPLYLNQSPLLSMSRRTAELTKYAANAFLATKITFINEIADLCEQVGANVQDVARGIGLDNRIGAKFLHAGPGYGGSCFPKDTLALIKTAQDHEAPMRIVETVAAVNSQRKRAMGRKVIAACGGSVRGKTVAVLGLTFKPNTDDMRDAPSIDVITALQDAGARVKAYDPEGMEAARSVLTDVAYARDAYDCARGADALVLVTEWDTFRALDLSRLKATLAAPVVVDLRNVYRPEEMRRHGFTYVSIGQPLPHMYERSVTRETNV from the coding sequence ATGCGTGTTGCGATGATCGGAGCGGGCTATGTGGGGCTGGTGTCGGGCGCCTGCTTTGCTGATTTCGGGCACGAGGTCTGCTGCGTCGACAAGGAGCCGGCCAAGATCGAGGCGCTCAACCGGGGCGCGATCCCGATCTTCGAGCCGGGCCTGGACGATCTCGTGGCCAAGAACGTGCGCGAGGACCGCCTGACCTTCACCACCGATCTGGCGCAGGCCGTCAAGAGCGCACAGGCCGTGTTCATCGCGGTCGGCACCCCGTCCCGGCGCGGCGACGGCCATGCGGACCTGTCCTATGTCTACCAGGCCGCCCGCGACATCGCGGCCGCCATGGACGGCTACACCGTGGTGGTGACCAAATCGACCGTGCCGGTGGGCACCGGCGACGAGGTCGAGCGCATCATCCGCGAGACCCGGCCCGAGGCCGAGTTCGCCGTGGTGTCGAACCCGGAGTTCCTGCGCGAAGGTGCAGCGATCGCCGATTTCAAGCGCCCGGACCGCATCGTGGTGGGCACCGAGGACGAGCGCGCCAAGGACGTGATGACCGAGCTCTACCGCCCGCTCTACCTCAACCAGTCTCCCCTGCTCAGCATGTCCCGGCGCACGGCCGAGCTGACCAAGTATGCCGCCAACGCGTTCCTGGCCACCAAGATCACCTTCATCAACGAGATCGCCGATCTGTGCGAGCAGGTGGGCGCCAACGTGCAGGACGTGGCCCGCGGCATCGGCCTCGACAACCGGATCGGGGCGAAGTTCCTTCATGCCGGCCCGGGCTATGGCGGCTCGTGCTTTCCCAAGGACACGCTGGCCCTGATCAAGACCGCGCAGGACCACGAGGCGCCGATGCGCATCGTCGAGACGGTGGCGGCGGTCAACAGCCAGCGCAAGCGCGCCATGGGCCGCAAGGTGATCGCCGCCTGCGGCGGCTCGGTGCGCGGCAAGACCGTGGCGGTGCTCGGCCTGACCTTCAAGCCCAACACCGACGACATGCGCGATGCGCCCTCCATCGACGTGATCACGGCGCTGCAGGACGCCGGGGCCCGGGTGAAAGCCTATGATCCGGAAGGCATGGAGGCGGCCCGGTCGGTGCTGACCGACGTGGCCTATGCCCGGGATGCCTACGATTGCGCCCGCGGGGCCGACGCCCTGGTGCTGGTGACCGAATGGGACACGTTCCGGGCCCTGGACCTGTCGCGCCTGAAGGCGACGCTGGCCGCCCCGGTGGTGGTGGACCTGCGCAACGTCTACCGCCCCGAGGAGATGCGCCGCCACGGCTTCACCTATGTCAGCATCGGACAGCCACTTCCTCATATGTACGAAAGATCAGTCACTAGAGAGACAAATGTCTGA
- a CDS encoding glycosyltransferase: MFVRSLLNRALWGIKWRYRYRWHPALRDNLRGYTALAAARCWWHVRKPQKAHDLPGDLVISLTSYEPRFNTLVFTLRCLLSQTIRPDRTVLWLAHGDTSIPPEIVDLCQYGLEIRYTTDIKSYKKIIPSLRAFPHAFIVTADDDTYYGPHWLEHLIKAWEKDQHQIVCRVARQVTLNQDGSSKAYKDWEYASAPEVSPSLLPIGVGGVLYPPNSLHPDVLDEQTFQELCPSGDDLWLYWMGRRAKTIYKKIGGPGVPPTWPTSQKRSLFHENLLMSKNDQQIGALTRHFGFPVKAQPN; encoded by the coding sequence TTGTTCGTTCGTTCTTTGTTAAATCGAGCATTATGGGGAATTAAGTGGCGTTACCGATACAGGTGGCATCCTGCCCTTCGTGATAACCTTAGAGGATACACAGCTCTCGCCGCAGCACGTTGCTGGTGGCACGTCAGAAAGCCTCAGAAGGCGCACGATCTGCCTGGCGACTTAGTAATTTCTTTGACGTCGTATGAACCGCGCTTTAATACCCTTGTTTTCACCCTCAGATGCCTCTTATCACAGACAATCAGGCCTGATCGGACTGTTCTTTGGCTTGCTCACGGGGACACCTCGATCCCACCGGAAATAGTCGATCTTTGTCAGTACGGGCTTGAAATTCGTTACACTACGGACATCAAGTCGTACAAAAAAATTATTCCTAGCCTCAGGGCTTTCCCTCATGCGTTCATCGTCACGGCAGATGATGATACGTACTATGGCCCCCACTGGCTTGAGCACTTGATTAAGGCATGGGAAAAAGACCAACATCAGATCGTTTGTCGGGTTGCCCGACAAGTTACGCTAAATCAGGATGGTTCCTCGAAAGCCTACAAAGATTGGGAATATGCTTCGGCGCCGGAAGTCTCGCCAAGCCTACTTCCGATTGGCGTTGGCGGCGTATTGTATCCGCCAAACTCTCTCCATCCAGACGTGCTCGATGAGCAAACTTTTCAGGAACTCTGCCCGAGTGGAGACGATCTTTGGCTTTATTGGATGGGAAGGCGTGCCAAGACAATTTACAAGAAGATTGGCGGGCCTGGTGTGCCACCAACTTGGCCGACATCTCAGAAGCGTAGTCTGTTCCATGAAAACTTGCTCATGAGCAAAAACGACCAGCAGATCGGCGCACTGACAAGGCACTTTGGGTTTCCTGTTAAGGCGCAACCAAATTGA
- a CDS encoding transposase: protein MRQEILTGVERRRRWSQEDKHRILSEMGVEGASVSDVARRHDVTRQHLYQWRRELRRTRREHRTLVLWDETGHSLRIRPGTTWARRGLTPVLQRVSKRREVSSVVAITPDGRLVARHLRTSISSHCVIQALRFFRHKIGTPLLVVWDRLNAHRSQATTDFIASHAQDYAVAYLPAYAPELNPEEQCNALIKRAMANALP from the coding sequence ATGCGGCAAGAGATACTGACAGGCGTGGAGCGCCGGCGACGCTGGTCACAGGAGGATAAGCACAGAATCCTGAGCGAAATGGGTGTGGAGGGCGCGAGCGTTTCCGATGTAGCCCGGCGCCATGATGTCACCCGGCAACACCTGTACCAGTGGCGGCGGGAGCTGCGTCGCACGCGCCGGGAGCATCGGACCCTGGTCCTCTGGGACGAGACCGGGCACAGCCTCCGGATCCGGCCGGGCACGACCTGGGCGCGGCGCGGGCTGACCCCGGTGCTCCAGCGGGTGAGCAAGCGACGTGAGGTGTCGAGCGTGGTGGCCATCACGCCGGACGGGCGGCTGGTTGCGCGCCACTTACGCACGTCCATCTCAAGCCACTGCGTCATCCAGGCCCTGCGCTTCTTCCGCCACAAGATCGGCACGCCTCTGCTGGTGGTCTGGGACCGGCTCAACGCGCACCGCTCACAGGCGACCACGGACTTCATCGCTTCGCACGCGCAGGACTATGCGGTGGCCTATCTGCCGGCGTATGCCCCGGAGTTGAATCCGGAAGAGCAGTGCAATGCCCTCATCAAGCGTGCCATGGCAAACGCCCTGCCCTGA
- a CDS encoding transposase, with translation MIKSRLWQHLAATARQDPALALLDSLPVPVCHFARAHRCRSFPGIASFGHDALAHRTYYGLRLHLCVTCPGVIAAATLAPADAADLALAPELLSDQRGWALADGAY, from the coding sequence GTGATCAAGTCCCGGCTGTGGCAGCACCTGGCCGCAACGGCTCGTCAGGACCCAGCCCTGGCGCTCCTCGATAGCCTGCCGGTACCGGTCTGCCACTTCGCGCGGGCGCACCGCTGTCGCAGCTTTCCGGGAATTGCCAGCTTCGGCCATGATGCTCTCGCCCATCGGACCTACTATGGCCTGCGGTTGCATCTGTGCGTCACGTGTCCGGGCGTTATCGCTGCCGCCACCCTAGCCCCCGCCGATGCGGCTGATCTTGCCCTTGCGCCTGAACTCCTGTCCGACCAGAGGGGATGGGCTCTGGCGGACGGCGCATACTGA
- a CDS encoding acyltransferase family protein translates to MDSLRGIAALIVMLSHCYGALPPAIFEVVDPWVKLTPLRIIRNAHSWVIFFFVLSGFVLSLGLISRFPLTGYGKYVIKRFVRIYIPFAGATSIAIPLAIFFAPMPHELGGVFDDNWSKPVTLRATLEMLLMLGTRSGLDLNGVSWSLFYELRISVLLPFLCLLLINSRWLPGLLYITVATVAVLLIETGGNTAISEVRGTIHYSTFFVIGAMIAATGNFWRCLLQSFSNLARACCALFGLALMLPYSELANGAGSLILIVVTLNSESLQSFLSKSILTWLGRVSFSLYLTHLIVLLSIGHAFAGALPVPALLALAVLMSLLVAELFHRMVEAPAINISRAIGKNSKPALVEAT, encoded by the coding sequence TTGGATTCGCTGCGTGGCATAGCCGCACTTATTGTGATGTTAAGTCACTGCTACGGGGCGTTGCCGCCGGCGATTTTTGAGGTGGTGGACCCATGGGTTAAGCTCACTCCCTTGCGCATAATCAGAAATGCGCACTCGTGGGTCATATTTTTTTTCGTCCTGAGTGGATTTGTACTTTCTTTGGGATTGATATCTAGATTCCCGCTCACAGGCTACGGCAAATATGTCATAAAAAGGTTTGTTAGAATCTACATTCCTTTTGCTGGCGCCACATCAATCGCTATCCCACTTGCCATCTTCTTTGCACCAATGCCTCATGAATTAGGCGGCGTATTTGACGATAATTGGTCGAAGCCAGTTACGCTTCGGGCAACACTCGAAATGCTGCTGATGCTAGGAACAAGGAGCGGGCTCGACCTCAATGGCGTCTCTTGGAGCCTCTTCTACGAACTTCGGATATCGGTATTGCTTCCATTTCTTTGCCTGTTGCTGATAAATTCTCGTTGGCTTCCTGGCTTGCTATACATTACAGTCGCAACTGTCGCAGTGCTTTTAATAGAAACTGGCGGAAATACTGCCATTAGTGAAGTTCGTGGCACGATTCACTATTCAACGTTCTTTGTAATTGGAGCAATGATTGCTGCCACAGGCAACTTCTGGCGGTGTCTGTTGCAATCATTCTCAAACCTCGCTCGAGCATGCTGTGCATTATTCGGGCTCGCACTTATGCTTCCATATAGTGAACTTGCCAATGGAGCTGGCTCTCTAATACTTATCGTGGTAACTTTAAACTCGGAGAGCCTCCAATCATTCCTGTCAAAAAGTATATTGACGTGGCTAGGCAGGGTATCATTCAGTCTCTATTTAACCCACCTGATAGTTTTATTGTCGATCGGGCACGCTTTCGCTGGCGCTCTTCCAGTGCCTGCATTACTTGCTCTGGCCGTTTTGATGTCGCTGCTAGTTGCAGAGCTATTTCACAGGATGGTCGAAGCCCCAGCGATTAATATATCCCGTGCGATTGGAAAAAACTCAAAGCCTGCGTTAGTCGAGGCTACGTGA
- a CDS encoding glycosyltransferase family 2 protein — protein MYHRPKVSVVIAFLNGENFIGEAINSVEAQTFSDWELILVNDGSTDASTVIAQDAAKKPKVRYLEHPGCVNLGTTVSRNLGAQEARGEYLLYLDHDDILYPHCLERLVAALDTSPTAAAVFATTVFWAWDCSLDLEDYTQVFDPLPNGVTEGPRFLARLIRSEDMHPAVCSTLHRTEVLNRVSRSGGLLSGMYDDTSVLARILCQYDVYLLNEPVSAYRMHRNSMCNQAKAEGTHSDQAFSADRLRFLKWLRRGAPLTFRTRMVLERELLRQEQPFWFVALKHLIGRRTQRRPVS, from the coding sequence ATGTACCATCGGCCAAAAGTTAGCGTTGTCATTGCTTTTTTGAATGGAGAGAATTTTATTGGCGAGGCAATCAATAGTGTCGAGGCTCAAACATTTTCTGATTGGGAACTCATTCTCGTCAACGACGGATCGACCGATGCCAGCACAGTGATTGCTCAGGACGCCGCTAAAAAGCCGAAAGTCCGCTATCTTGAGCACCCTGGCTGCGTGAACCTTGGCACTACAGTCTCACGCAATTTGGGTGCTCAGGAGGCTCGCGGTGAATACCTGCTCTATCTCGACCATGATGACATCCTGTATCCCCATTGCCTGGAGCGCCTTGTTGCGGCTCTTGATACGTCTCCCACCGCCGCCGCCGTATTTGCCACAACGGTTTTTTGGGCTTGGGACTGTAGTCTGGACCTCGAAGACTACACCCAGGTCTTCGATCCCTTGCCTAATGGGGTAACTGAAGGTCCCAGGTTCCTCGCACGCCTGATCCGATCCGAAGACATGCACCCCGCTGTTTGCAGCACCCTGCATCGCACAGAGGTCCTGAACCGGGTCTCGCGGAGTGGAGGTCTGCTCAGCGGGATGTACGATGACACATCGGTTCTGGCGAGAATTTTATGCCAGTATGACGTCTATCTGCTGAACGAGCCCGTCTCCGCCTACCGCATGCACCGCAACTCGATGTGCAATCAAGCGAAAGCCGAAGGTACCCACAGCGATCAGGCTTTCAGTGCCGATCGCCTGCGCTTTCTGAAGTGGTTGAGGCGCGGGGCACCCCTCACTTTCAGGACCCGCATGGTTCTAGAACGCGAATTGCTGCGTCAAGAACAACCATTCTGGTTTGTGGCTCTCAAGCACCTCATAGGACGCAGAACCCAGCGTCGACCGGTTTCATGA
- a CDS encoding polysaccharide biosynthesis/export family protein, translating to MTAKRRRFLPWSRVGAWASIPMVCIVLQTPAFAEYRLAPGDVLELSVAGFSELRQKSTIGVDGEIVLPLIGSVKAVGRTLPELSQAIRQAYSSAVLQQRVPGGQSEPIVITANEITLQISEYRPIYLTGDVANPGQQPFRPGMTIRQAITVAGGFGAGRAGLANPRLEAAQVRADMKALWVQLVNDHATVWRINCELTGNNAPFPDFSMAPLDQEMVRQIRSNVEEQLKTRRDDLSKQKASIQKTIEQADKRLALLADQLKNEEAGSQADAEDFARVSALFEKGNIAVTRLSDARRTMLFSGTRVLQTTSAISQLERDREVLRRSLEEADAKKRIALNDELQQVQSRIAQAQTKLSGLEERFRYIGGSQTGLSRDLGNELKISVLRKGATGVERISSEEDADLLPGDVVEVLLPDDRPQL from the coding sequence ATGACAGCTAAGCGAAGAAGATTTCTCCCTTGGAGCCGAGTAGGGGCCTGGGCAAGCATTCCCATGGTGTGCATAGTGTTGCAGACGCCCGCTTTTGCGGAATACCGTCTGGCACCTGGTGACGTATTGGAGCTCTCCGTCGCGGGGTTCTCGGAACTTCGGCAAAAGTCCACAATCGGGGTTGACGGAGAGATTGTATTGCCGCTCATCGGCAGTGTGAAAGCTGTTGGGCGCACATTGCCCGAGCTATCTCAGGCTATTCGGCAGGCCTATTCGAGCGCTGTGCTCCAACAGAGAGTGCCGGGTGGACAATCTGAGCCGATCGTGATTACGGCCAACGAAATCACCTTGCAGATTTCTGAATATCGGCCGATTTATCTCACCGGAGATGTTGCCAACCCTGGGCAGCAACCGTTCCGGCCCGGCATGACAATCCGGCAGGCAATTACCGTGGCGGGTGGCTTCGGCGCAGGGCGCGCCGGACTTGCGAACCCTCGGCTTGAGGCGGCTCAAGTCCGTGCTGATATGAAGGCACTTTGGGTGCAACTGGTGAATGACCATGCCACTGTCTGGCGGATCAATTGTGAGTTGACCGGGAACAACGCTCCTTTCCCTGATTTCTCAATGGCTCCCCTCGATCAAGAGATGGTCCGTCAAATAAGATCAAACGTGGAAGAGCAGCTAAAGACGCGGCGGGACGATCTTTCCAAACAGAAAGCCTCGATTCAGAAAACGATTGAGCAGGCAGACAAGCGCCTTGCTCTATTAGCCGACCAATTGAAGAATGAGGAAGCCGGAAGTCAAGCTGATGCTGAGGACTTTGCGCGGGTTAGTGCCTTGTTCGAGAAGGGCAACATCGCAGTCACGCGCCTATCGGATGCACGTCGAACAATGCTGTTTTCCGGAACGCGCGTTCTGCAAACGACATCTGCGATTTCTCAGCTCGAGCGAGACAGAGAAGTGCTAAGAAGATCCCTTGAAGAAGCCGATGCCAAGAAGCGTATTGCCTTAAACGACGAGCTTCAACAGGTACAATCCAGAATAGCACAGGCACAAACAAAGCTTTCGGGACTTGAGGAAAGATTCCGATACATCGGCGGATCGCAGACCGGACTTTCGCGCGATCTCGGTAATGAGTTAAAGATTTCTGTATTGCGAAAAGGGGCAACTGGTGTGGAGCGTATTTCCTCCGAAGAAGATGCCGATCTTCTTCCAGGGGACGTTGTAGAAGTTCTTCTTCCTGATGACCGCCCTCAGCTATGA
- a CDS encoding glycosyltransferase family 2 protein has protein sequence MSDTSVIIPTYNREAYIAQAIEGILRQTEPVREILVIDDGSTDATPQIVQKYGGIVRYCRKENSGKASSLNLAIPMTDGANIWIFDDDDIAAPTAHRALQNALNSERGHGFAFGRYLHFDRSDQSGIPVETFPLPYHERLEFQSIFIQLMERCFVFQPGMLVRRATYDKIGPFDEGLARSQDYEMLLRIAHRFSGAETSDVVFYQRRHSGQRGPATATSRFQDRESVWQSYDQRFFREWYKTLPLSAYKPSMISADERTEAHEITCLFQRLVLMGRKSLWKLAVSDLEYALELSREIKKCELSLEESRILRKLFIERPFSHLQENTCGILEMLKAEPNRSLGPEIRKNLIWAFPFYLNHFLRQADIRSAAKTVYSATNFAGSRAILSVVGARVGRKPA, from the coding sequence ATGTCTGATACTTCGGTGATCATCCCAACATACAACCGGGAAGCGTATATCGCGCAGGCGATCGAAGGTATTCTGCGGCAAACTGAACCCGTGCGTGAGATCCTTGTAATAGATGATGGATCCACAGACGCCACGCCTCAGATTGTTCAAAAGTACGGTGGAATTGTCCGCTATTGTAGGAAGGAGAACAGCGGAAAGGCAAGTTCATTGAACCTCGCTATCCCCATGACGGACGGCGCAAATATCTGGATTTTTGATGATGACGACATCGCTGCTCCAACAGCACATCGAGCGTTGCAAAACGCCCTGAACAGCGAAAGAGGTCACGGTTTTGCCTTTGGGAGGTACCTGCATTTTGATCGGAGCGATCAGAGTGGCATTCCTGTTGAAACTTTTCCCTTGCCATATCACGAGCGCTTGGAGTTCCAATCGATCTTTATTCAATTGATGGAGCGGTGCTTTGTGTTTCAACCAGGCATGCTCGTGAGGCGCGCAACCTATGATAAGATCGGTCCCTTTGATGAAGGTTTAGCGCGATCTCAAGACTATGAGATGCTTCTGCGGATTGCTCATCGGTTCTCAGGTGCAGAAACGAGCGATGTGGTCTTTTACCAGCGCCGTCATTCGGGGCAGCGCGGCCCGGCGACAGCCACATCGCGCTTTCAAGATCGTGAAAGTGTCTGGCAATCGTACGATCAAAGGTTCTTTAGAGAGTGGTATAAAACCTTGCCGCTTTCCGCATATAAGCCGTCGATGATATCAGCGGACGAGCGAACGGAAGCACATGAGATCACCTGCTTGTTCCAGCGCCTTGTCCTTATGGGGCGCAAGTCTCTCTGGAAGCTAGCTGTAAGCGACTTGGAGTATGCTCTTGAATTGTCACGGGAGATTAAGAAGTGTGAGCTTAGCTTAGAAGAGAGCCGGATCCTGCGGAAGCTCTTTATCGAGAGGCCGTTCTCTCATCTTCAGGAGAACACCTGTGGCATCTTGGAAATGTTGAAGGCAGAGCCTAATCGTTCGCTTGGACCAGAGATCCGGAAAAACCTCATATGGGCTTTTCCTTTCTATCTAAACCATTTCCTTAGGCAGGCTGACATCCGAAGCGCTGCAAAAACTGTCTACTCAGCAACAAATTTCGCAGGCTCTAGAGCGATCTTGAGTGTTGTAGGTGCAAGGGTGGGCAGAAAACCAGCGTGA
- a CDS encoding putative nucleotide-diphospho-sugar transferase, whose translation MGMKLVDAALMLEGNIILCDTDILFVRPFHSAFVFPSEDVDVIHLKDYADSYCWKPWQTMRYSLPHRFNAGMMMIRRRFFELEGMERLVRTIETSYGYSANRSYQWFVEQTCWAALAGKLRTYRWKPKQMRVISKHDRYNQDFVAGHFVGSVRHLLAAYRDEAQRWGYGDGSPSVQIELERAEPYSISNFAINRLQNRLSSASAKLFT comes from the coding sequence ATGGGCATGAAGCTTGTTGATGCTGCTCTTATGTTAGAAGGAAATATAATCTTATGCGACACTGATATATTGTTCGTTCGACCTTTCCATAGTGCATTCGTGTTTCCAAGCGAGGATGTAGATGTTATACATCTTAAGGATTACGCTGACTCCTATTGCTGGAAACCTTGGCAAACTATGCGCTATAGTTTGCCACATAGATTTAACGCTGGGATGATGATGATCCGGCGGCGCTTCTTTGAACTTGAGGGAATGGAGCGCCTGGTCCGAACCATTGAGACTAGCTACGGGTACTCAGCCAATCGATCGTATCAGTGGTTTGTGGAACAGACTTGCTGGGCGGCACTTGCAGGAAAGCTTCGCACGTACCGATGGAAGCCAAAGCAGATGCGTGTAATCTCAAAACATGACCGGTACAACCAAGATTTTGTTGCTGGTCACTTCGTCGGATCGGTTCGACATTTGCTCGCGGCTTATCGCGATGAAGCACAGCGCTGGGGGTATGGAGATGGAAGTCCTTCAGTGCAGATCGAACTTGAGAGAGCCGAACCTTATTCCATTTCGAACTTCGCAATCAATCGGCTTCAAAATCGCCTGTCGTCTGCGAGTGCAAAACTTTTCACTTGA